One window from the genome of Candoia aspera isolate rCanAsp1 chromosome 15, rCanAsp1.hap2, whole genome shotgun sequence encodes:
- the LOC134505917 gene encoding carbonic anhydrase 15-like: MASGLWCYDSQDPKCGPSHWKEITSGCGGQNQSPINIDRRKARRDRSLDGILFEGYDQAPPGRWRLVNSGDEVKMILDGASAAEQINITRGGMRDTYRAFQFHFHWGDLKRNGSEHYMDGIQFPMELHIVHMNTKYKTVSEAKEHPNGLAVLSFLFQISDTDNTNYNTVVASLRNISRAGEYVDMASTFSLSNLLPSLASLSKYYRYQGSLTTPNCEEVVIWTVFEEQIPISRSQLNAFVDTTYFKNLAGMPQKMINNFRPLQLLNGRTVYASRYATISCGSSLAANLFLPLLLSCLTGQFSGSS, translated from the exons GCCCTTCTCACTGGAAGGAGATCACGTCGGGGTGTGGGGGACAGAACCAGTCGCCCATTAACATCGATCGAAGGAAAGCGCGACGGGACAGGAGCCTGGATGGAATTCTGTTTGAAGGTTATGACCAGGCGCCTCCAGGCAGATGGAGATTGGTGAACAGTGGGGATGAAG TCAAAATGATCCTGGATGGAGCATCTGCTGCAGAACAAATCAACATTACCAGAGGAGGAATGAGGGACACCTATCGGGCCTTTCAGTTCCACTTCCATTGGGGTGACCTCAAGAGGAATGGCTCAGAGCACTATATGGATGGGATACAGTTCCCTATGGAA CTGCACATTGTACACATGAACACCAAATACAAAACTGTCAGTGAAGCTAAGGAACATCCAAATGGGCTTGCTGTCTTGAGTTTCCTGTTCCAG ATATCAGACACCGATAACACCAATTACAACACCGTTGTTGCCAGCCTGAGAAACATCTCTCGTGCAG GAGAATACGTCGACATGGCATCCACCTTTTCCCTGAGCAATCTTCTCCCCAGCTTAGCCTCACTGTCCAAATATTACCGCTACCAGGGATCTCTCACAACTCCAAACTGTGAAGAAGTGGTCATCTGGACAGTGTTTGAAGAGCAGATCCCAATCAGCAGATCTCAG CTGAATGCATTTGTGGACACCACGTACTTCAAAAATTTGGCTGGGATGCCACAGAAAATGATCAACAACTTTCGTCCTTTACAGCTTCTTAATGGCCGGACGGTCTATGCTTCCCGTTATGCCACCATCAGCTGCGGCTCTTCTCTTGCTGCCAATTTATTCCTTCCTCTGCTCTTGTCTTGTTTGACTGGCCAATTCTCTGGTTCCTCCTAG